A stretch of Desulfovibrio desulfuricans DSM 642 DNA encodes these proteins:
- the mutY gene encoding A/G-specific adenine glycosylase — translation MNRKTSKPQPVTLPGMPEQAAASTHLPPQDHLGELQNALLNWFAANQRRLPWRVNYTPYEVWISEVMLQQTQMERGVSYFNRWMQRFPDIASLAAASEEDVLRQWEGLGYYSRARHILTAARKIMAEHGGVFPSELEAIRGLPGVGPYTAGAVASIAFGEKLPCVDANVERVIARIFDVDSPVKQNPAAGIIHRWALRLVPEGRSREHNQAMMELGALVCGKKPRCAECPLARFCISLHLGITDQRPVPGKRATIKPVNAVTGVLRCGNKFFVQKRPPSGVWGNLWEFPGGRVEQDESPEQATVREFMEETGFAVRVAAQHGIIRHGYTTYRLTLHCFGLEFDSAAAPVDPPQPPLLSAATEARWVTPQELNALAMPAAHRKLADKLFAIGKDSAVAANTVAPRQANLPLKKP, via the coding sequence ATGAACCGCAAGACTTCCAAGCCCCAACCGGTAACACTGCCGGGCATGCCGGAACAGGCCGCTGCCAGCACGCATCTGCCGCCCCAGGATCACCTTGGCGAACTGCAAAACGCCCTGCTCAACTGGTTTGCCGCAAACCAGCGCCGCCTGCCGTGGCGGGTCAACTACACGCCCTACGAAGTGTGGATTTCAGAGGTCATGCTCCAGCAAACCCAGATGGAGCGGGGCGTCAGCTATTTCAACCGCTGGATGCAGCGCTTCCCCGACATAGCCAGCCTCGCCGCCGCCAGCGAGGAAGACGTGCTGCGCCAATGGGAAGGCCTTGGCTACTATTCGCGCGCCAGACACATCCTGACCGCCGCCCGCAAAATCATGGCGGAACACGGCGGCGTTTTTCCCTCAGAGCTTGAAGCCATCCGTGGTTTGCCCGGCGTTGGCCCCTACACGGCAGGCGCCGTGGCAAGCATTGCCTTTGGTGAAAAGCTGCCATGCGTGGACGCCAATGTGGAGCGCGTCATTGCGCGTATTTTTGATGTGGACAGCCCCGTAAAGCAGAATCCGGCAGCAGGGATCATTCACCGCTGGGCCTTGCGGCTGGTGCCCGAGGGCAGGTCGCGGGAACATAATCAGGCAATGATGGAGCTTGGGGCTCTTGTTTGCGGCAAAAAGCCACGCTGTGCAGAGTGCCCCCTGGCCCGGTTCTGCATCAGCCTGCATCTTGGCATCACAGATCAGCGCCCGGTGCCCGGGAAACGAGCAACCATCAAGCCCGTCAACGCCGTGACGGGGGTTTTACGCTGCGGCAACAAGTTTTTTGTGCAAAAACGCCCGCCTTCGGGCGTGTGGGGCAACCTGTGGGAATTTCCAGGCGGCCGGGTTGAGCAGGACGAAAGCCCGGAACAGGCCACCGTGCGGGAATTTATGGAAGAAACAGGCTTTGCCGTGCGCGTGGCCGCACAGCACGGGATTATCCGGCACGGATACACCACCTACCGCCTGACACTGCACTGCTTTGGCCTTGAGTTTGACAGCGCGGCCGCACCGGTTGACCCGCCGCAGCCTCCGCTGCTTTCCGCCGCCACCGAGGCTCGCTGGGTCACACCGCAAGAGCTGAACGCTCTGGCAATGCCCGCTGCGCACCGCAAACTGGCGGACAAGCTTTTTGCTATTGGAAAAGACAGCGCTGTTGCCGCAAATACGGTTGCGCCCCGTCAGGCAAATCTGCCCCTGAAAAAGCCATAG
- a CDS encoding tetratricopeptide repeat protein gives MANKKPKKKSADTSTAVQLSTPADPTSTPETAPQAEQPHGISKVSKGVFFVGIAVALVLGVYVGSLAPSIFTQEPAQQTPAGQTQTASQPSAQPSGQAKQDNQPPIPPELAAKIASMEQNVLANPKDAQNWTDLGNLYFDTGQSRKAASAYERSLALAPDNADVLTDLGIMYRELGEYDKAVTSFRRASSVNPRHENAMFNEGVVLYFDLKRKDDAMKAWQRLLAANPAARAPDGQSVSDVIRNLR, from the coding sequence ATGGCAAACAAAAAGCCCAAAAAAAAGTCCGCAGATACTTCCACGGCAGTGCAGCTTTCCACGCCCGCCGACCCCACATCCACCCCGGAAACCGCCCCCCAGGCTGAACAGCCCCACGGCATCAGCAAGGTCAGCAAGGGTGTTTTTTTTGTAGGCATCGCCGTGGCCCTTGTGCTGGGCGTCTATGTGGGCAGCCTTGCGCCGTCAATATTCACGCAGGAGCCAGCGCAGCAGACGCCCGCAGGCCAGACGCAGACGGCCTCGCAGCCTTCCGCTCAGCCTTCCGGCCAGGCCAAGCAGGACAACCAGCCTCCCATTCCGCCTGAGCTGGCAGCCAAAATCGCCTCCATGGAACAAAATGTCCTTGCCAACCCCAAGGACGCGCAGAACTGGACAGACCTTGGCAACCTCTATTTTGACACCGGTCAGTCGCGCAAGGCCGCCAGCGCCTACGAACGTTCTCTGGCTCTTGCGCCCGACAATGCCGATGTGCTGACAGACCTTGGCATCATGTACCGTGAGCTTGGCGAATACGACAAGGCCGTGACGAGTTTCCGCCGCGCCTCCAGCGTCAACCCCCGGCACGAAAACGCCATGTTCAACGAGGGCGTGGTGCTTTACTTCGACCTCAAGCGCAAGGATGACGCCATGAAGGCATGGCAACGTCTGCTGGCAGCCAACCCCGCTGCGCGCGCTCCTGACGGGCAGTCCGTTTCTGACGTAATCAGAAACCTGCGCTAG
- a CDS encoding HdeA/HdeB family chaperone → MKKVCFAIVLAAMLALPMTASAKSDKIDFGKLPCSSFVQLDAQTMTMFYFWLDGYASAKTGDTTLDVNAVENNLTQIMKVCKQNPKKTVLSVIAD, encoded by the coding sequence ATGAAAAAAGTATGTTTTGCAATCGTGCTGGCGGCCATGCTTGCCTTGCCCATGACTGCCTCGGCAAAGAGCGACAAGATAGATTTCGGCAAGCTGCCTTGCAGTTCGTTTGTGCAGTTGGACGCCCAGACCATGACCATGTTCTATTTCTGGCTTGATGGTTATGCCAGCGCCAAAACCGGCGACACGACCCTGGATGTCAACGCTGTGGAAAACAACCTGACCCAGATCATGAAGGTCTGCAAACAGAACCCCAAAAAGACCGTGCTTTCGGTCATTGCCGACTAA
- a CDS encoding L-serine ammonia-lyase produces the protein MLSVFDLFKIGIGPSSSHTIGPMIAGKAFAGELAVLGMLPLVGRVKVELYGSLALTGEGHGTIGAVLAGIEGEEPQEVDITHMARRTADLQNNADLVLMCAYTIPFNFERDVCQHKGIFLPKHSNAMTLSAFSADGALIYSKNFYSIGGGFIRTDDDFDRPRELYATPSYPYEKASELFDICARENKTIAQIVMANEAFWRSESEVNERVTGIIDVMREAVERGCYTDGVLPGGYNVRRRAPNLLRKVSALQAAGRRDLSLWPMLYAFAVAEENASGGRIVTAPTNGAAGIVPAVLLYYLNFYPHATDDGARDFLLTAGAIGLFYKLNASISGAEVGCQGEVGVACSMAAGAYCAVTGGNVKQVEVAAEIGMEHNLGLTCDPVGGLVQIPCIERNGVAAERAVNCAQLSRLEDGRQRVISLDDIIEVMYRTGLDLQSRYKETSLGGLAEAVAKVMERKKMAPGASGK, from the coding sequence ATGCTCAGCGTTTTTGATCTGTTCAAGATCGGCATAGGGCCGTCCAGTTCCCATACCATTGGCCCCATGATTGCGGGCAAGGCCTTTGCGGGCGAGCTTGCCGTTTTGGGCATGCTGCCTCTGGTAGGCCGGGTAAAGGTGGAGCTTTATGGTTCGCTGGCGCTCACCGGCGAGGGGCACGGCACCATTGGGGCCGTGCTGGCGGGCATTGAAGGCGAGGAACCACAGGAGGTGGACATTACCCATATGGCCCGCCGTACTGCGGATCTGCAAAACAATGCCGACCTTGTGCTCATGTGCGCCTACACGATCCCTTTTAATTTTGAACGCGATGTGTGTCAGCACAAGGGCATATTTTTGCCCAAACATTCCAACGCCATGACGCTTTCAGCCTTCAGCGCCGACGGCGCGCTGATATACTCCAAGAATTTCTATTCCATCGGCGGCGGGTTTATCCGCACGGACGATGATTTTGACCGCCCGCGCGAACTGTACGCCACGCCCTCCTATCCATACGAAAAGGCTTCGGAGCTTTTTGACATCTGCGCCCGCGAAAACAAGACCATTGCGCAGATCGTTATGGCAAATGAAGCATTCTGGCGGTCTGAAAGCGAGGTCAACGAGCGCGTAACGGGCATCATAGACGTCATGCGTGAAGCCGTGGAACGCGGCTGTTATACGGACGGCGTACTGCCGGGCGGGTACAATGTGCGCCGCCGCGCGCCCAACCTGCTGCGCAAGGTCAGCGCCCTGCAAGCAGCCGGACGGCGCGACCTCAGCCTGTGGCCCATGCTCTATGCCTTTGCCGTGGCGGAAGAAAACGCCTCCGGCGGGCGCATTGTGACCGCGCCCACCAATGGCGCGGCGGGCATTGTGCCGGCAGTGCTGCTGTATTATCTGAATTTTTACCCTCATGCCACGGACGATGGCGCGCGCGACTTTCTGCTCACTGCCGGGGCCATTGGCCTTTTTTACAAGCTCAATGCGTCCATTTCGGGCGCGGAGGTGGGCTGTCAGGGCGAGGTGGGCGTGGCCTGTTCCATGGCTGCTGGCGCGTACTGCGCGGTTACGGGCGGCAACGTCAAACAGGTGGAAGTGGCGGCGGAGATCGGCATGGAACACAACCTCGGCCTTACCTGCGATCCTGTGGGGGGGCTGGTGCAGATTCCCTGCATCGAGCGCAACGGCGTGGCCGCAGAGCGCGCGGTCAATTGCGCCCAGTTGTCGCGGCTGGAAGACGGGCGGCAGCGGGTGATCTCGCTGGATGATATCATTGAGGTCATGTACCGCACCGGGCTTGATTTGCAGTCCCGCTACAAGGAAACCTCGCTCGGCGGGCTGGCCGAGGCCGTAGCCAAGGTTATGGAGCGCAAAAAGATGGCACCGGGGGCATCCGGCAAATAG
- the sdhE gene encoding 8-methylmenaquinol:fumarate reductase membrane anchor subunit: MQTEFAFFPGCVLTQAAKESKMALEAVAPRLGIKLKEIPGWSCCGASQAQDVDPVATLVANARNIALAEKMGLPVLTSCSTCLLMLRRAKAELDGGKKDRINTFLAKGNMTYHGTSEVTSLLWVLAQNAQTLKSKVTKPLTGLKVAAFYGCHSLRPESALGFESSVNPSSFETVVAALGGQTVPFAKRLDCCGFHAVYPAEKSVMRMTSQIVDSAATSGAACIVTPCPLCQMQLDIYQEAAQDIAKSKARMPVLHLSQLVGLALGIPGKELGLAYNVIDATKMG, from the coding sequence ATGCAGACCGAATTCGCCTTTTTTCCCGGCTGCGTGCTGACTCAGGCCGCCAAGGAATCCAAGATGGCTCTTGAGGCCGTGGCCCCAAGGCTTGGCATCAAACTCAAGGAAATCCCCGGCTGGAGTTGCTGCGGCGCTTCTCAGGCTCAGGATGTGGACCCCGTGGCGACCCTGGTTGCCAACGCCCGCAACATTGCCCTGGCCGAAAAAATGGGCCTGCCCGTGCTGACCTCGTGCAGCACCTGCCTGCTCATGCTGCGCCGCGCCAAGGCCGAACTTGACGGCGGCAAAAAGGACCGTATCAACACCTTTCTTGCCAAGGGCAACATGACCTATCACGGCACCAGCGAGGTCACCAGCCTGCTCTGGGTTCTGGCGCAAAACGCCCAGACTCTCAAGAGCAAGGTGACCAAGCCGCTTACGGGTCTTAAAGTGGCGGCTTTTTATGGCTGTCACAGCCTGCGGCCCGAATCCGCCCTTGGCTTTGAAAGCTCGGTGAATCCCTCAAGCTTTGAGACCGTGGTGGCCGCCCTTGGCGGGCAGACGGTCCCCTTTGCCAAGCGGCTGGACTGCTGCGGCTTCCACGCCGTGTATCCGGCGGAAAAATCCGTCATGCGCATGACCAGCCAGATTGTGGACAGCGCGGCTACTTCCGGCGCGGCCTGCATCGTAACCCCCTGCCCGCTCTGCCAGATGCAGCTCGACATTTATCAGGAAGCAGCGCAGGATATAGCCAAGTCAAAAGCCCGTATGCCCGTGCTGCACCTTTCGCAGCTGGTGGGCCTTGCCCTCGGTATTCCCGGCAAGGAACTGGGCCTTGCCTACAACGTGATTGACGCCACCAAGATGGGCTAA
- a CDS encoding MarR family winged helix-turn-helix transcriptional regulator, whose protein sequence is MELVYKWITLANRHYYMYLNRALAPFGINSSQYLFILNLCRDPGITQDKLPERICVNKSNVARTLAQLEKKGLIRRQVNPVDKRTAAVFPTERARELYPRIMEVIATWDDAVTSVLSAQEKENLLEFMQRVADKAAALRGASPAALRK, encoded by the coding sequence ATGGAACTTGTTTATAAATGGATCACGCTGGCCAATCGGCATTACTACATGTATCTCAACCGCGCGCTCGCACCCTTTGGCATCAACAGCAGCCAGTATCTGTTCATTCTCAACCTGTGCCGCGACCCTGGCATCACTCAGGACAAATTGCCCGAGCGTATCTGCGTGAACAAAAGCAACGTGGCCCGCACTCTGGCCCAGCTTGAAAAGAAAGGGCTTATCCGGCGGCAGGTCAATCCTGTGGACAAGCGCACAGCCGCGGTTTTTCCCACTGAGCGCGCGCGGGAGCTGTACCCGCGGATAATGGAAGTTATTGCAACGTGGGACGATGCCGTGACCAGCGTGCTCAGCGCGCAGGAAAAGGAAAATCTGCTGGAATTCATGCAGCGCGTGGCGGACAAGGCTGCTGCCTTGCGCGGGGCAAGCCCAGCTGCCCTCAGAAAGTAG
- a CDS encoding chemotaxis protein: MAQTNILLETGTNELEIVEFFVNQDGYEAHYGLNVAKVVEIGRRQPVTAMPEMRHKALLGAFLHRNGRVVPLIDMAQFLGSGPIENEDAKVIVTEFNGVCTGFLVSGVNRIYRLSWTDVEAPGQFLQNVSRSSVTGVVRLEERVIFLLDLEAIVAELHPAMAMRFDSSDMRHSGEKIYNILHVDDSSSIRSLLLDLLNKEGRFTVTQKVNGQEAWDYLKVLRDRCEAEDRPISDFVHGVITDIEMPGMDGLALCKHIKEEKVLKKLPVAIFSSMINDALAKKCAVVGADVQYTKPDLKVLSVKLYDLVTEAWG, from the coding sequence ATGGCGCAGACCAACATCCTGCTGGAAACCGGCACCAACGAGCTGGAAATTGTGGAATTTTTCGTCAACCAGGACGGTTACGAAGCCCACTATGGCCTTAACGTGGCCAAGGTGGTTGAAATTGGCCGTCGCCAGCCGGTGACTGCCATGCCGGAAATGCGCCATAAAGCACTTTTGGGCGCGTTTCTGCACCGCAATGGCCGTGTGGTGCCGCTGATTGATATGGCCCAGTTTTTGGGCAGCGGCCCCATTGAAAACGAAGACGCCAAGGTTATCGTCACCGAATTCAACGGCGTATGTACGGGCTTTCTGGTGTCGGGGGTCAACCGCATCTATCGGTTGAGCTGGACGGATGTGGAAGCGCCGGGGCAGTTTTTGCAGAATGTGAGCCGCAGCTCGGTAACGGGCGTGGTGCGGCTGGAAGAGCGCGTGATCTTTTTGCTGGATCTTGAAGCCATTGTGGCCGAACTGCATCCGGCCATGGCCATGCGCTTTGACTCCTCCGACATGCGGCACAGCGGGGAAAAAATTTACAATATCCTGCATGTGGACGATTCTAGCAGTATCCGCAGCCTGCTGCTTGATCTGCTCAACAAGGAAGGCCGCTTTACCGTGACGCAGAAGGTCAACGGTCAGGAAGCCTGGGATTACCTTAAGGTTCTGCGCGACCGCTGCGAAGCCGAAGATCGCCCCATTTCCGATTTCGTTCACGGTGTCATCACGGACATAGAAATGCCCGGCATGGACGGCTTGGCCCTGTGCAAACACATCAAGGAAGAAAAAGTCCTTAAAAAGCTGCCAGTGGCCATCTTTTCTTCCATGATCAACGATGCCCTGGCCAAGAAGTGCGCGGTTGTGGGGGCTGATGTGCAGTACACCAAGCCCGACCTCAAGGTGCTTTCCGTCAAGTTGTATGATCTGGTGACCGAAGCCTGGGGTTAA
- a CDS encoding YceI family protein: MATWKNDPDHSHLGFVVRHLMITDINGRFADVAIDLETGNDDLSDAVFTMTAKAVSIDTHVHARDEHLRSPDFFDVAQHPEVTFQSSSMRLGPDHTGTITGLLEMRGTAREVTFNITASDRITNPINNKETQSFSITGELNRSDFGIGPNIPAAIVGDRVKVAANFEVSPA, from the coding sequence ATGGCTACCTGGAAGAACGATCCCGACCATTCGCACCTTGGGTTTGTGGTGCGGCATCTCATGATTACCGACATTAACGGCAGGTTTGCAGACGTTGCCATTGATCTTGAAACTGGCAACGACGATCTTTCTGACGCAGTCTTTACCATGACGGCCAAGGCTGTGAGCATTGATACGCATGTGCATGCGCGGGACGAGCACTTGCGCTCGCCGGATTTTTTTGATGTGGCGCAGCACCCTGAAGTTACCTTCCAGAGTTCGTCTATGCGCCTTGGGCCGGATCATACCGGAACCATCACGGGTCTGCTTGAAATGCGCGGCACGGCGCGAGAAGTGACGTTCAACATCACAGCCAGCGACCGTATCACCAATCCCATAAACAACAAGGAAACGCAGTCTTTCAGCATCACTGGTGAGCTGAATCGCAGCGACTTTGGTATTGGCCCCAATATCCCGGCAGCCATTGTGGGCGACAGGGTGAAGGTGGCAGCCAACTTTGAGGTTTCGCCAGCCTAG
- a CDS encoding peptidylprolyl isomerase yields MSDNPTVLLETSSGDILVELYADKAPQTVANFLKYVDDGFYANTIFHRVIPGFMIQGGGLGARMDEKSTREPVTNEADNGLKNERGTLAMARTRDPHSATAQFFINLVDNDFLNHSSPTPDGWGYCVFGKVTEGMENVDKIAKVKTKTVGFHENVPTDMVLITGASRFE; encoded by the coding sequence ATGTCCGACAATCCTACGGTTTTGCTGGAGACTTCCTCCGGCGACATTCTTGTGGAGCTTTATGCCGACAAGGCCCCCCAAACCGTTGCCAATTTTTTGAAATATGTGGATGACGGCTTTTATGCCAACACCATTTTTCATCGCGTTATCCCCGGCTTCATGATCCAGGGCGGCGGCCTCGGCGCGCGCATGGACGAAAAGTCCACCCGCGAGCCTGTGACCAACGAAGCCGACAACGGCCTCAAGAACGAGCGCGGCACCCTGGCCATGGCCCGCACCCGCGATCCCCACAGCGCCACCGCCCAGTTTTTCATCAATCTGGTGGACAACGATTTTCTCAACCACAGCTCCCCCACCCCTGACGGCTGGGGTTACTGCGTTTTCGGCAAAGTGACCGAAGGCATGGAGAATGTGGACAAAATTGCCAAGGTTAAGACCAAGACCGTGGGCTTTCATGAAAATGTGCCCACCGACATGGTGCTGATCACCGGGGCAAGCCGCTTCGAATAA
- a CDS encoding nuclear transport factor 2 family protein: MKILQVTTLFIALVIALSGGLAHAKADTVALYTEAVMTGDIPALETLLAPNYWHINANGHIEDKEHFINTIKNKELVIDRLTFTNARTALISDAKLITGTGYLKAKATPALPEGLMRITVVVIANKGREQVVLFQATPVIATEDCNDGNCKIQ, encoded by the coding sequence ATGAAGATTCTGCAAGTAACCACTTTGTTCATAGCCCTTGTTATTGCCCTTTCCGGCGGGCTTGCCCACGCCAAGGCCGACACCGTGGCGCTGTATACCGAAGCCGTCATGACAGGCGACATCCCGGCCCTTGAAACCCTGCTGGCCCCCAACTACTGGCATATCAACGCCAACGGGCACATTGAGGACAAGGAACACTTCATCAACACCATCAAGAACAAGGAACTGGTCATTGACCGCCTTACCTTCACAAATGCCCGCACTGCACTGATCAGCGACGCCAAGCTCATCACCGGCACAGGCTACCTCAAGGCCAAGGCCACGCCTGCGCTGCCCGAAGGCCTCATGCGCATTACCGTGGTGGTCATTGCCAACAAGGGGCGCGAACAGGTGGTGCTGTTCCAGGCCACTCCTGTGATTGCCACCGAAGACTGCAACGACGGCAACTGCAAGATCCAGTAA
- the cysK gene encoding cysteine synthase A, translating into MLTSILQTIGNTPMLRLDLSRDLPGTVWLKLENRNPGGSIKDRVAFHLVGEALEEGRVEPGGVLVEATSGNMGIGMALVASVRGFRCILTMPESMSVERRNLLRAMGAELVLTPAEQGMSGAVAAAKRIADEQDAFVLGQFTNPQAVVAHYKTTGPEIFKDSVGKMDVLVAGVGSGSTITGVGRYLKERIPGFRVVAVEPAASPVLSGGKPGPHLIQGIGADFVPAILDRALLDEIIQMDGEEAIRTARLLMENGIMAGISTGSNVRAALDLAARPEMQDKNIVTFACDTGERYMSTRLFQGI; encoded by the coding sequence ATGTTAACCAGCATTTTACAAACCATTGGCAACACCCCCATGCTGCGGCTTGATCTTTCACGTGATCTGCCCGGCACTGTCTGGCTGAAGCTTGAAAATCGCAATCCCGGCGGTTCCATCAAGGATCGCGTTGCTTTTCACCTTGTTGGCGAAGCTCTGGAAGAAGGGCGCGTTGAACCGGGTGGGGTGCTGGTGGAGGCCACAAGCGGCAATATGGGCATAGGCATGGCCCTGGTTGCCTCGGTGCGTGGTTTTCGCTGCATACTGACCATGCCCGAATCCATGAGCGTTGAGCGCCGCAACCTGCTGCGGGCGATGGGCGCAGAGCTTGTGCTCACCCCGGCGGAACAGGGCATGAGCGGCGCTGTGGCCGCTGCAAAGCGCATTGCCGATGAACAGGATGCCTTTGTTCTTGGCCAGTTTACCAATCCACAGGCTGTGGTGGCCCACTACAAGACCACCGGGCCGGAAATTTTCAAGGACAGCGTGGGCAAGATGGACGTGCTGGTTGCGGGCGTTGGCTCCGGCTCGACCATCACTGGCGTGGGCAGGTACCTCAAGGAGCGCATCCCCGGCTTCAGGGTGGTTGCCGTGGAGCCAGCCGCTTCGCCGGTGCTCTCGGGCGGCAAACCCGGCCCCCATCTTATTCAGGGTATTGGCGCTGACTTTGTGCCAGCCATCCTTGACCGTGCGCTTTTGGACGAGATTATCCAGATGGACGGCGAGGAAGCCATAAGAACCGCCCGTCTGCTCATGGAGAACGGCATCATGGCGGGTATATCCACAGGTTCCAACGTGCGCGCGGCCCTTGACCTTGCGGCGCGGCCAGAAATGCAGGACAAGAATATTGTTACCTTTGCCTGCGACACAGGCGAACGCTACATGTCAACGCGGTTGTTTCAGGGAATATAA
- a CDS encoding DinB family protein, with protein MSRDIVAALEEPYQRSWALLAQYMDICPENIWAETNGGWPVWQQVAHAIAVMNFFILESDDETFLPAPAGIGVLMLKEQGKDVVSKEAMQAYGKSVKAAVDARLAALSNADLTRVQERVSKKIGRDLTYAAMIAMLASHTTYHLGSCDAALRDHGLPGVF; from the coding sequence ATGTCCAGAGACATTGTCGCCGCCCTTGAAGAACCCTATCAGCGCTCCTGGGCCTTGCTGGCCCAGTATATGGACATCTGCCCCGAAAACATCTGGGCCGAAACCAACGGCGGCTGGCCCGTGTGGCAGCAGGTGGCCCACGCCATTGCCGTGATGAACTTCTTTATTCTTGAAAGTGACGACGAAACCTTTTTGCCCGCACCTGCCGGCATTGGCGTGCTGATGCTCAAGGAGCAGGGCAAGGATGTTGTGAGCAAAGAAGCCATGCAGGCCTACGGCAAATCCGTAAAGGCCGCAGTGGACGCACGGCTGGCGGCGCTTTCCAATGCCGACCTGACCAGGGTGCAGGAGCGCGTGAGCAAAAAAATTGGCCGGGATCTCACCTATGCGGCCATGATTGCCATGCTGGCCTCGCACACCACCTACCATCTGGGTTCCTGTGATGCGGCTTTGCGGGATCACGGTTTGCCGGGCGTGTTTTAG
- a CDS encoding MFS transporter: protein MKHHRIRAAQQTDASLREALAAICRGSFLVVTCINMLLMTDYYLIFVTGTAHVQKTFGTSLSTAGLTSGIMVIGCLVGRFITGNQLSTFGGKPCLLAGLLLFTASIGGLFMVDSLPMLFVQRFVAGFGVGVAGTATGAIVAYVVPVRFHGLGIGLFTMSAALALALGPFLGIGLSLCYGYHTLMLLNAGISLLCLISFCFLRNLPPMRHPARPVFSLYSYIDPRVVRFSLVALAVCPSYGCIQAFLPSFAAEHGLTSTASIFFLCYAGAALLTRPHSGRLFDRHGEHVILYPALLLTALALYVLSRAESAAVLLGAGLLLGVGFANFQSVGQAVSLSLVSRSRYAQATTTFYIFFDLGIGLGPYIFGHLIPSMGYSGMYLALSIVVLASIGIYRLVHGGRTR from the coding sequence ATGAAACACCATCGCATCCGCGCGGCCCAGCAGACTGATGCCAGCTTGCGTGAGGCCCTTGCCGCTATTTGCCGGGGCAGCTTTTTGGTTGTCACCTGCATCAACATGTTGTTGATGACCGACTACTATCTCATTTTTGTCACGGGCACGGCCCATGTGCAAAAAACCTTTGGCACCAGCCTGAGCACAGCGGGGCTGACCTCCGGTATCATGGTCATCGGCTGCCTTGTGGGGAGGTTCATCACCGGCAACCAGCTTTCCACATTTGGGGGCAAGCCCTGCCTGCTGGCAGGGCTGCTGCTGTTCACCGCCAGCATTGGCGGCCTTTTTATGGTGGATTCGCTCCCCATGCTTTTTGTACAGCGCTTTGTGGCCGGTTTTGGCGTGGGCGTGGCCGGAACCGCCACAGGGGCCATTGTGGCCTATGTTGTTCCTGTGCGTTTTCATGGTTTGGGCATAGGTCTTTTTACCATGAGCGCCGCTCTGGCGCTGGCCCTCGGGCCATTTTTGGGCATCGGGCTTTCACTCTGTTACGGGTACCACACTCTCATGCTGCTCAATGCGGGCATCAGCCTGCTGTGCCTGATCAGCTTCTGCTTTTTGCGCAACCTGCCGCCCATGCGCCATCCTGCGCGTCCGGTCTTCAGCCTGTACAGCTATATTGATCCGCGTGTGGTGCGCTTTTCGCTGGTGGCTCTTGCCGTATGCCCGAGCTATGGCTGCATACAGGCATTTTTGCCTTCTTTTGCGGCGGAGCACGGCCTCACGAGCACCGCCAGCATATTCTTTTTGTGTTACGCCGGAGCGGCCTTGCTCACGCGGCCCCATAGCGGCCGTTTGTTTGACCGGCACGGCGAACACGTGATTTTGTACCCCGCCCTGCTGCTCACGGCTCTGGCCCTGTATGTGCTTTCGCGCGCCGAAAGCGCCGCCGTGCTGCTGGGCGCGGGGCTGCTGCTGGGCGTGGGCTTTGCCAACTTTCAATCTGTGGGGCAGGCGGTATCCCTCTCGCTGGTTTCACGCTCGCGCTATGCGCAGGCGACCACAACATTCTACATATTCTTTGACCTCGGCATCGGGCTTGGGCCTTACATATTCGGTCATCTTATTCCTTCCATGGGCTACAGCGGCATGTATCTGGCCCTGAGCATCGTGGTTTTGGCCTCGATTGGTATATATCGCCTTGTTCACGGTGGGCGGACACGTTGA